One part of the Sporosarcina ureae genome encodes these proteins:
- the ileS gene encoding isoleucine--tRNA ligase, giving the protein MEYKDTLLMPKTDFPMRGNLPNNEPKMQEEWNEKNIYQQVQERTADRPSFILHDGPPYANGDLHMGHALNKVLKDFIIRYKSMSGFRAPYVPGWDTHGLPIEQALVNKKVDRKKMSTAEFRKMCEEYALQQIDNQRTQFKRLGVRGDWDNPYITLKPEFESRQIQVFGEMAKKGYIYKGLKPVYWSPSSETALAEAEIEYQDKKSASIYVSFPIQDGKGVLDEDVKFLIWTTTPWTIPANLGISVHPKFTYAVVKVQNEKFVVAKDLVEYLAKELEWEEYSIEKEVQGSDLDRIVARHPFYDRDSLVMLGEHVTADAGTGCVHTAPGHGEDDFYVSKQYGIDALSPIDDRGVMTEEAPFFAGMFYEDANKAVTEKLEEVGALQKLSFFTHSYPHDWRTKKPVIYRATSQWFASIESFRSDLLEAIRTTTFTPSWGETRLFNMVRDRGDWCISRQRVWGVPIPVFYAENGEVILTDETVSHVAGLFRENGSNIWFERSAKELLPEGYTHEGSPNGEFTKETDIMDVWFDSGTTHQGVLDERDDLRYPADLYLEGSDQYRGWFNSSLTTSVAINGIAPYKGILSHGFTLDKNGRKMSKSLGNVIVPSKVINQLGADIVRLWVSSVDYTADVRVSDSNFKQVSEVYRKIRNTIRFLHGNVADFNPATDRVAFDDMRAVDQYVYVKLQDLTEEVLTAYEQYAFPTVYHAINNFCTGVLSSLYLDIAKDVVYIEAANHPDRRAMQSVMHDTLITLVKLITPILPHTADEMWKYIQHVEEDSVQLTDMPKADHKGEEADKLRERFDDLMDIRDDVLKALEEARNAKVIGKSLEAKVTVVLPEDQRGILQAEDIDFAQFFIVSAFEESTNAELPNAMKLDHATVLVEPAEGEKCERCWTISKTVGEDTDHPTLCTRCATVVKENYA; this is encoded by the coding sequence ATGGAATATAAAGATACATTGCTTATGCCGAAAACCGATTTCCCTATGCGTGGCAATCTGCCAAATAATGAGCCGAAAATGCAGGAAGAATGGAATGAAAAGAATATCTATCAGCAAGTGCAGGAACGTACTGCAGATCGTCCGTCCTTCATATTGCATGATGGACCTCCCTATGCGAACGGTGACTTACACATGGGCCACGCACTTAACAAAGTACTAAAAGATTTTATCATTCGTTATAAATCAATGTCTGGCTTCCGCGCTCCGTATGTACCGGGATGGGATACACATGGTTTGCCAATTGAGCAAGCACTTGTAAATAAAAAAGTCGATCGCAAGAAAATGAGCACGGCTGAATTCCGCAAAATGTGTGAGGAGTATGCACTTCAACAAATCGACAATCAGCGTACGCAATTTAAGCGTCTCGGTGTTCGCGGAGATTGGGACAATCCATATATCACGCTGAAGCCTGAATTTGAATCTCGTCAAATTCAAGTATTCGGTGAAATGGCTAAAAAAGGATATATCTATAAAGGATTAAAGCCTGTTTACTGGTCACCTTCAAGTGAAACGGCATTGGCGGAAGCAGAAATTGAATATCAAGATAAAAAGTCTGCGTCTATTTATGTAAGCTTCCCGATCCAAGATGGAAAAGGTGTACTAGATGAAGATGTGAAGTTCCTGATCTGGACAACGACACCATGGACAATTCCTGCAAACTTAGGAATTTCCGTTCATCCTAAATTTACGTATGCAGTAGTAAAAGTGCAGAATGAGAAATTTGTAGTAGCAAAAGATTTAGTGGAGTATTTGGCGAAAGAACTGGAATGGGAAGAGTACTCGATCGAAAAAGAAGTTCAAGGTTCAGACCTTGACCGGATTGTTGCCAGACATCCATTCTATGATCGTGATTCATTAGTTATGCTAGGTGAGCATGTTACAGCAGATGCTGGTACAGGCTGTGTTCATACAGCACCAGGTCATGGTGAAGACGACTTCTACGTGAGTAAGCAATACGGAATCGATGCATTATCTCCAATTGATGACCGCGGTGTCATGACGGAAGAAGCACCATTTTTCGCTGGTATGTTCTATGAGGATGCGAATAAAGCCGTAACTGAAAAGTTGGAAGAAGTCGGCGCACTTCAAAAGTTGTCATTTTTCACTCACTCGTATCCGCATGATTGGCGTACGAAGAAGCCGGTCATCTACCGTGCGACTTCACAATGGTTCGCTTCTATTGAATCGTTCAGAAGTGATTTACTCGAAGCGATCCGTACTACTACATTCACGCCATCTTGGGGTGAAACACGTTTATTCAATATGGTCCGTGACCGTGGAGACTGGTGTATTTCTCGTCAGCGTGTATGGGGTGTTCCGATTCCAGTATTTTATGCGGAAAATGGAGAAGTAATTCTGACAGACGAAACGGTCAGTCATGTAGCAGGTTTATTCCGTGAGAACGGATCGAATATTTGGTTCGAGCGTTCTGCAAAAGAACTATTGCCAGAAGGCTACACCCACGAAGGAAGTCCGAATGGCGAGTTCACGAAAGAAACGGACATTATGGATGTCTGGTTCGACTCAGGAACAACACATCAAGGTGTACTTGATGAGCGTGATGATCTTCGTTATCCGGCAGATTTATACCTTGAAGGTTCGGATCAATACCGCGGTTGGTTTAACTCATCATTGACAACTAGCGTAGCGATCAATGGTATTGCACCGTATAAAGGTATCTTGAGCCATGGTTTCACATTGGACAAAAATGGTCGTAAGATGAGTAAATCTCTAGGGAATGTAATCGTCCCTTCAAAAGTCATCAATCAACTTGGCGCAGACATCGTGCGTCTATGGGTATCATCTGTAGATTATACAGCTGATGTTCGTGTATCTGATTCGAACTTTAAGCAAGTTTCAGAAGTTTACCGTAAGATCCGTAATACGATCCGTTTCTTGCATGGTAACGTAGCCGACTTTAATCCAGCTACAGATCGCGTAGCATTTGATGATATGCGTGCAGTTGATCAGTATGTCTATGTGAAGTTGCAAGATTTGACTGAGGAAGTGCTTACAGCTTACGAGCAGTATGCGTTCCCTACCGTCTACCACGCAATCAATAATTTCTGTACAGGCGTGCTCAGCTCGCTCTACTTGGATATTGCGAAAGATGTAGTCTATATTGAAGCTGCGAATCATCCAGATCGACGTGCAATGCAGTCGGTGATGCATGATACATTGATTACACTAGTCAAGCTCATCACACCGATCTTGCCACACACAGCAGATGAAATGTGGAAATATATTCAGCATGTTGAAGAAGACAGTGTCCAATTGACGGATATGCCGAAAGCGGATCATAAAGGCGAAGAAGCGGACAAGCTACGTGAGCGCTTTGATGACTTGATGGATATCCGTGATGATGTCTTGAAGGCACTAGAAGAAGCCCGTAACGCGAAAGTAATCGGTAAATCTTTGGAAGCTAAAGTGACAGTTGTATTGCCTGAAGATCAACGTGGAATTCTGCAAGCAGAGGATATTGATTTTGCGCAATTCTTTATCGTATCCGCATTTGAAGAAAGTACAAATGCAGAACTGCCAAATGCAATGAAACTAGATCACGCAACGGTCTTGGTTGAACCTGCAGAAGGTGAAAAATGTGAACGATGCTGGACTATCTCCAAGACAGTTGGAGAAGACACTGACCATCCGACACTATGTACACGATGCGCAACTGTTGTGAAAGAAAACTATGCGTAA
- the lspA gene encoding signal peptidase II produces MIVYYAIAVLVIGLDQLTKWLIVKNMELGEHISVLDPYIALLSHRNRGAAWGMLEGKMWLFFIVTIVVVVAIIYFFHTEGKKDRLLGVSLMLLLGGAIGNFIDRLVRGEVVDFISVLIPVINYDFPIFNVADAALTIAVILILLHVLLDEKKKKKKKKVS; encoded by the coding sequence GTGATCGTTTATTATGCTATTGCTGTACTGGTTATCGGCTTGGATCAGCTGACGAAGTGGCTAATCGTAAAAAATATGGAACTAGGTGAACATATATCTGTTCTGGATCCTTATATCGCATTGCTGTCCCACCGTAACCGTGGCGCTGCGTGGGGAATGCTAGAAGGGAAAATGTGGCTGTTTTTCATTGTAACTATTGTAGTAGTGGTGGCTATAATTTATTTCTTCCATACAGAAGGTAAAAAGGATCGACTACTAGGTGTGAGTCTGATGCTATTGCTCGGCGGTGCGATCGGCAACTTCATCGATCGACTAGTAAGGGGAGAAGTAGTAGATTTTATTAGCGTCCTGATTCCTGTGATTAACTATGATTTTCCGATATTTAATGTGGCGGATGCTGCACTGACAATTGCTGTCATACTGATTTTGTTACATGTGCTACTTGATGAGAAAAAGAAAAAGAAAAAGAAAAAGGTGTCGTAA